From the genome of Streptomyces sp. NBC_01341, one region includes:
- a CDS encoding N-acetylglucosamine kinase — protein sequence MAAVSAATAGLVLGVDSGGSGLRLALGAVDPRLPVRTAVCAEPVRTGAAGIDAAHLLEQLLPEVHRLMKAADPGAAVTAAAIGAAGMATLGGRLRAELPAALASALGVRRIALAADAVTAYAGALGQRPGAVVAGGTGMIALGTDLSTWRRADGWGHLLGDSGGGAWIGREGLDAAMRAHDGRRGGSPALLARVETVFGPAAGLPGLLYPRTDRPALLASFAPEVAACAGEDGTAATILRRAAVHIAEAAAAVCPDPAEHRTEAYEIALTGGLFRMGEALLGPLREELAEQVPRARVVPAAGDPLHGSLEIARALAGPGLRLPPHPALLFVPGVT from the coding sequence GTGGCCGCGGTGAGCGCCGCGACAGCCGGACTGGTCCTCGGGGTGGACTCCGGCGGTTCCGGACTGAGGCTGGCGCTGGGAGCCGTGGACCCCCGGCTTCCGGTCCGCACCGCCGTCTGCGCCGAGCCGGTGCGGACCGGCGCCGCCGGGATCGACGCCGCGCACCTGCTGGAGCAGTTGCTTCCCGAGGTGCACAGGCTGATGAAGGCGGCGGACCCTGGGGCCGCCGTGACCGCGGCGGCGATCGGCGCGGCCGGCATGGCGACGCTCGGCGGCCGGCTGCGCGCGGAGCTGCCCGCCGCGCTCGCGTCCGCACTGGGCGTGCGACGGATCGCCCTCGCCGCCGACGCGGTGACGGCGTACGCCGGCGCGCTCGGCCAGCGGCCCGGCGCGGTGGTGGCCGGCGGCACCGGCATGATCGCGCTCGGCACCGACCTCTCGACGTGGCGCAGGGCCGACGGCTGGGGCCATCTGCTGGGCGACAGCGGCGGTGGCGCCTGGATCGGCCGGGAAGGGCTCGACGCGGCCATGCGCGCCCACGACGGCCGGCGCGGTGGTTCCCCGGCCCTGCTGGCGCGGGTCGAGACGGTCTTCGGCCCCGCGGCCGGCCTGCCCGGCCTGCTCTATCCCCGCACGGACCGCCCGGCGCTGCTCGCTTCCTTCGCGCCGGAGGTCGCGGCCTGCGCCGGCGAGGACGGGACGGCGGCGACGATCCTGCGTCGGGCGGCCGTCCACATCGCGGAGGCTGCGGCCGCCGTGTGCCCGGACCCCGCGGAACACCGGACGGAGGCATACGAAATCGCTCTGACCGGTGGGTTGTTCCGCATGGGCGAGGCTCTTCTCGGACCGCTGCGCGAGGAGTTGGCGGAGCAGGTGCCGCGGGCACGCGTGGTCCCGGCGGCGGGCGACCCGCTGCACGGTTCGCTGGAGATCGCCCGGGCGCTGGCCGGACCAGGGCTGCGACTGCCGCCCCACCCGGCCCTGTTGTTCGTACCGGGAGTAACGTAG
- a CDS encoding uracil-DNA glycosylase: MAARPLSELVEPGWAQALEPVAGRIAEMGNFLRAEIGAGRTYLPSGQNVLRAFQQPFDDVRVLIVGQDPYPTPGMAIGLSFAVAPDVRRLPGSLENIFRELHTDLGLPRPSNGDLTPWTRQGVLLLNRALTTAPGKPAAHRGKGWEEVTEQAIRSLTARGRPMVSVLWGRDARNVRPLLGDLPAVESAHPSPMSADRGFFGSRPFSRTNDFLVGLGQQPVDWRLP; the protein is encoded by the coding sequence GTGGCAGCGCGACCGTTGAGTGAACTTGTGGAGCCCGGCTGGGCTCAGGCGTTGGAGCCCGTGGCCGGCCGGATCGCGGAGATGGGCAACTTCCTCCGCGCCGAGATCGGCGCCGGGCGCACGTATCTGCCGTCCGGGCAGAACGTCCTGCGCGCCTTCCAGCAACCGTTCGACGACGTACGCGTCCTGATAGTCGGTCAGGACCCGTACCCGACGCCGGGGATGGCCATCGGGCTGAGTTTCGCCGTCGCCCCCGACGTACGCCGTCTTCCCGGCAGCCTGGAGAACATCTTCAGGGAGCTGCACACCGACCTCGGTCTCCCGAGGCCGTCCAACGGAGATCTCACACCGTGGACGCGGCAGGGAGTGCTCCTGCTGAACCGGGCGCTGACGACGGCACCGGGCAAGCCCGCCGCCCACCGGGGCAAGGGCTGGGAGGAAGTCACCGAGCAGGCGATTCGCTCACTCACTGCGCGGGGCAGACCGATGGTGTCGGTGCTGTGGGGCCGGGACGCGCGCAACGTACGCCCGCTCCTCGGGGACCTGCCCGCGGTCGAGTCCGCACACCCTTCGCCCATGTCGGCCGACCGCGGGTTCTTCGGTTCGCGGCCCTTCAGCCGCACGAACGACTTCCTCGTCGGTCTGGGGCAGCAGCCTGTGGACTGGCGTCTGCCCTGA
- a CDS encoding saccharopine dehydrogenase family protein, whose amino-acid sequence MRVLLVGAGGVGTAITRIAARRSFFEHMTVADYDLGRAESAVAALGESGARFGAARLDASDPVAVRAVLTEHRCDVLLNATDPRFVMPLFEAALAHGAHYLDMAMSLSRPHPSRPYEECGVKLGDAQFERAADWEAAGRLALVGIGVEPGLSDVFARYASDELFDEIEEIGIRDGADLTVEGYDFAPSFSIWTTIEECLNPPVVYEEDRGWFTTEPFSEPEVFDFPEGIGPVECVNVEHEEVLLVPRWLKARRVTFKYGLGDEFIGVLRTLHKLGLDRTDPVSVKSGAGAAAEVSPRDVVAACLPDPAGLGERMHGKTCAGTWVKGSKDGRPREVYLYHVVDNQWSMREYGSQAVVWQTAINPVAALELLAGGVWSGSGVLGPEALPPRPFLDLLNEYGVPWGMREQ is encoded by the coding sequence ATGCGTGTCCTCCTGGTCGGGGCGGGAGGCGTGGGTACGGCGATCACGCGTATCGCGGCCCGTCGATCCTTCTTCGAGCACATGACGGTGGCCGACTACGACCTCGGACGGGCAGAGTCCGCCGTCGCCGCACTGGGGGAGAGCGGGGCCCGGTTCGGCGCCGCCCGGCTGGACGCCTCGGACCCCGTCGCCGTACGCGCGGTGCTCACGGAACACCGGTGCGACGTTCTGCTCAACGCCACCGACCCGCGGTTCGTCATGCCGCTGTTCGAGGCGGCCCTCGCCCATGGCGCTCACTACCTCGACATGGCCATGTCCCTGTCCCGGCCTCACCCGTCCCGCCCGTACGAGGAGTGCGGCGTCAAGCTGGGGGACGCGCAGTTCGAGCGGGCGGCCGACTGGGAGGCCGCCGGCAGGCTCGCGCTGGTGGGGATCGGCGTGGAGCCCGGACTCTCGGACGTTTTCGCGCGCTATGCCTCCGACGAGCTCTTCGACGAGATCGAGGAGATCGGGATCCGTGACGGCGCCGACCTGACGGTGGAGGGCTACGACTTCGCCCCATCTTTCAGTATCTGGACGACCATCGAGGAGTGTCTGAATCCGCCGGTCGTCTACGAGGAGGACCGCGGCTGGTTCACCACTGAGCCCTTCAGTGAACCGGAGGTGTTCGACTTCCCGGAGGGCATCGGTCCCGTCGAGTGCGTCAACGTCGAGCACGAGGAGGTCCTGCTCGTGCCGCGCTGGCTCAAGGCCAGGCGCGTCACCTTCAAGTACGGACTGGGCGACGAGTTCATCGGTGTCCTGCGCACGCTCCACAAGCTGGGCCTTGACCGTACGGATCCCGTGTCGGTGAAGAGCGGTGCGGGGGCGGCGGCCGAGGTCTCCCCCCGCGACGTGGTGGCCGCGTGCCTGCCCGACCCGGCCGGACTCGGGGAGCGGATGCACGGCAAGACCTGCGCGGGCACCTGGGTGAAGGGCAGCAAGGACGGACGGCCCCGGGAGGTCTACCTCTACCACGTGGTCGACAACCAGTGGTCGATGCGCGAGTACGGCTCCCAGGCCGTCGTCTGGCAGACGGCGATCAACCCGGTGGCCGCCCTCGAACTCCTGGCCGGCGGCGTCTGGAGCGGGAGCGGAGTACTCGGCCCCGAAGCCCTGCCGCCCCGGCCGTTCCTCGATCTGCTCAATGAGTACGGCGTTCCCTGGGGCATGCGCGAGCAGTGA
- a CDS encoding APC family permease, giving the protein MAEVRAGSAPPASLKPNAIGFVDALVIGLNATSPAYSVAAVIGPVVALVGVYAPGVLFASFVPMLFIASAFYYLNKADQDCGTTFSWVTRAMGPWAGWLGGWAIAMTGVLVVGSLADIAVSFGLLAVGLDSWAENTFVRQLLTVVLIVVMTWLCVIGTELSAKVQNALILAQVAFLLVFVIVALYRVYAGTTSFDSVRPSVEWLNPFGAGGAALTGGLLLGVFIYWGWESAVNLTEEVEDSATAPGKAGVWSTVILLVTYLSVGFAVVAFAGTAYLVENAGEEEFIFALLAREVMGGWDWIVLLAVATSALASTQTTIIPASRTALSMARRHALPAHFARISPRFRTPDVSTWWVAGIAIAWYLVVSQISENALFDSLTALSLLIAFYYALTGVACAVYYRRHLTESVRNFFLIGLGPLVGAGLLTWLLVRSVMDMSDPANSYSGTSWFGLGPPLVIGIAIILIGVVIMVVLRFRSPAFWAERRCVVDPDLVHGKES; this is encoded by the coding sequence ATGGCAGAGGTCCGTGCCGGATCAGCGCCACCGGCAAGCTTGAAGCCGAACGCGATCGGCTTCGTCGACGCGCTGGTCATCGGGCTGAACGCCACGTCCCCGGCCTACTCGGTCGCCGCGGTCATCGGCCCGGTCGTGGCGCTCGTCGGTGTCTACGCGCCAGGGGTGCTCTTCGCCTCGTTCGTGCCGATGCTGTTCATCGCATCGGCCTTCTACTACCTCAACAAGGCCGACCAGGACTGTGGGACCACGTTCTCCTGGGTGACCCGCGCCATGGGTCCCTGGGCCGGGTGGCTCGGTGGCTGGGCCATCGCGATGACCGGTGTGCTGGTCGTGGGATCACTGGCCGACATCGCCGTCAGCTTCGGACTGCTCGCCGTGGGGCTCGACAGCTGGGCCGAGAACACCTTCGTCCGCCAACTGCTGACCGTCGTCCTGATCGTGGTGATGACCTGGCTGTGTGTCATCGGGACCGAACTGTCGGCCAAGGTGCAGAACGCCCTCATCCTGGCTCAGGTGGCGTTCCTGCTCGTGTTCGTGATCGTCGCGCTCTACCGTGTCTACGCGGGCACGACGTCCTTCGACTCGGTCAGACCCTCGGTCGAGTGGCTCAACCCCTTCGGGGCGGGAGGTGCGGCGCTCACCGGCGGGCTGCTGCTGGGCGTCTTCATCTACTGGGGCTGGGAATCGGCCGTCAACCTCACCGAGGAGGTGGAGGACTCCGCGACCGCGCCGGGCAAGGCCGGCGTGTGGTCGACCGTCATCCTGCTGGTGACCTACCTCTCCGTCGGCTTCGCGGTCGTCGCGTTCGCCGGAACGGCCTACCTGGTGGAGAACGCCGGTGAGGAGGAGTTCATCTTCGCCCTGCTCGCCCGTGAGGTCATGGGGGGATGGGACTGGATCGTGCTCCTCGCGGTCGCGACCTCGGCGCTCGCCTCCACCCAGACGACCATCATCCCGGCGTCGCGCACCGCCCTGTCGATGGCCCGTCGTCACGCGCTGCCCGCCCACTTCGCCCGTATCAGCCCGAGGTTCCGGACCCCCGACGTCAGCACGTGGTGGGTGGCCGGGATCGCCATCGCCTGGTATCTGGTCGTCAGCCAGATCAGTGAGAACGCCCTCTTCGACTCGCTGACCGCGCTCTCCCTCCTCATCGCCTTCTACTACGCGCTGACCGGTGTGGCCTGCGCGGTCTACTACCGCCGCCACCTGACCGAGAGCGTGCGCAACTTCTTCCTCATCGGCCTCGGCCCGCTGGTCGGGGCGGGTCTGCTGACGTGGCTGCTGGTCCGGTCGGTCATGGACATGTCTGACCCGGCGAACTCCTACAGCGGAACCTCGTGGTTCGGACTGGGCCCGCCGCTCGTCATCGGCATCGCCATCATCCTCATCGGAGTGGTGATCATGGTGGTCCTGCGGTTCCGGTCGCCGGCCTTCTGGGCAGAGCGGCGCTGTGTGGTCGACCCCGACCTCGTCCACGGCAAGGAGTCCTGA
- a CDS encoding universal stress protein, with amino-acid sequence MSVVLGYDESPGAARALRAAIEVAAAFGEKLVLVYGAAPPGRPTGEEYRAHYEAIRQAGRTGLERAVASAEEAEVPTTVEVIDLSPAQALIDAASRHEARVIVVGTWGESPMRGALLGSTPHKLLHLSTVPVLCVPTEV; translated from the coding sequence ATGTCCGTGGTCCTCGGGTACGACGAGTCACCCGGCGCGGCGCGTGCCCTGCGGGCGGCGATCGAGGTGGCCGCCGCGTTCGGCGAGAAGCTCGTCCTCGTCTACGGAGCCGCTCCGCCCGGCCGTCCCACCGGCGAGGAGTACCGCGCCCACTACGAGGCCATTCGGCAGGCCGGACGCACGGGGCTGGAACGCGCGGTCGCCTCGGCGGAGGAGGCCGAGGTGCCGACCACCGTCGAAGTCATCGACCTGAGCCCTGCGCAGGCGCTGATCGACGCGGCCTCCCGCCACGAGGCGCGGGTCATCGTCGTGGGCACCTGGGGCGAGAGCCCGATGCGAGGGGCTCTGCTCGGCTCCACCCCGCACAAGCTCCTGCACCTGTCGACCGTGCCCGTGCTGTGCGTGCCGACGGAGGTCTGA
- a CDS encoding WD40/YVTN/BNR-like repeat-containing protein, whose protein sequence is MTDVLLTVGTRKGLFIGRRRGGTWEFGDPHFNAQAIYSIAIDTRGSTPRLLVGGDSAHWGPSVFHSDDLGATWVEPKQPAVKFPRFTDASLERVWQLHPAGPEAPDVVYAGTEPAALFRSDDRGESFELVRPLWEHPTRSRWVPGGGGEGLHTILTDPRDAAAVTVAVSTAGVFRTEDGGERWTPSNRGVSAVFLPDPDPEFGQCVHKVTRDAADPDRLYLQNHWGVFRSDDGGKRWTDIGAGLPSDFGFAAAAHPHRADTFYVFPINADADRVPAGHRCRVFRTRDAGGTWEPLAQGLPDGDHYGTVLRDGLCTDDADPAGVYFGNRNGEVYASADDGDSWQQLVSHLPDVLCVRAAALG, encoded by the coding sequence ATGACCGATGTACTGCTCACCGTGGGTACCCGCAAGGGACTCTTCATCGGCCGCAGGCGCGGCGGGACATGGGAGTTCGGCGATCCGCACTTCAACGCGCAGGCGATCTACTCGATCGCGATCGACACCCGGGGAAGCACGCCACGGCTGCTGGTGGGCGGAGACAGCGCACACTGGGGCCCCTCCGTCTTCCACTCCGACGATCTGGGGGCGACGTGGGTGGAGCCGAAGCAACCCGCCGTGAAGTTCCCCCGGTTCACCGACGCGTCGCTGGAGCGGGTCTGGCAGCTGCACCCGGCCGGGCCCGAGGCGCCCGACGTCGTCTACGCGGGAACCGAGCCGGCCGCCCTGTTCCGTTCGGACGACCGGGGTGAGTCCTTCGAGCTGGTGCGCCCGCTCTGGGAACATCCGACGCGGTCCCGATGGGTGCCGGGCGGGGGCGGAGAGGGGCTGCACACCATCCTGACCGACCCCAGGGACGCCGCGGCCGTGACCGTCGCCGTCTCCACCGCGGGCGTGTTCCGGACCGAGGACGGCGGCGAGCGCTGGACGCCCTCGAACAGGGGCGTCTCGGCCGTGTTCCTCCCCGATCCCGATCCCGAGTTCGGCCAGTGCGTGCACAAGGTCACCCGTGACGCGGCCGATCCCGACCGGCTCTATCTCCAGAACCACTGGGGTGTGTTCCGCAGCGACGACGGCGGGAAGCGCTGGACGGACATCGGCGCGGGACTGCCCTCGGACTTCGGCTTCGCCGCCGCCGCTCATCCGCACCGCGCGGACACGTTCTACGTGTTCCCGATCAACGCCGACGCCGACCGGGTGCCGGCCGGTCACCGCTGCCGGGTCTTCCGCACCCGGGACGCGGGGGGCACCTGGGAGCCGCTGGCGCAGGGTCTCCCCGACGGCGACCACTACGGCACGGTGCTGCGGGACGGCCTCTGCACGGACGACGCGGACCCGGCCGGCGTCTACTTCGGCAATCGCAACGGCGAGGTGTACGCGAGCGCCGACGACGGTGACAGCTGGCAGCAGTTGGTCTCCCATCTGCCGGACGTGCTGTGCGTACGGGCGGCGGCGCTCGGCTGA
- a CDS encoding LacI family DNA-binding transcriptional regulator has product MSPAKVQHRKEKASSGEPTESTATLAEIARAAGVSTPTVSKVLNGRADVAPGTRTRVEELLQLHGYRRRRGASQQSQLIDLVFHELDSAWAMEVVRGVENVAREEGLSLVLSESAGRLTPGQTWVDGVLARRPAGVILVLSDLDAAQRAQLTSRSIPFVVVDPAGDPGDDIPSVGAANWQGGIAATRHLTGLGHRRIGVIGGPARMMCSRARLDGYRAALETSGLVMDPELVREGEFNHEDGYTAALDLLRLPEPPTAVFAGNDLQALGVYEAARELGLRIPEDLSVVGFDDLPLTRWIGPPLTTVRQPLIEMAETAARLVLDLGRGRQPATTRVDLATSLVVRSSTAPPSR; this is encoded by the coding sequence ATGAGCCCTGCAAAGGTCCAGCACCGCAAGGAGAAGGCATCCTCCGGCGAGCCGACGGAGAGCACCGCCACGCTGGCAGAGATCGCCCGAGCGGCCGGAGTCTCGACTCCGACAGTTTCGAAGGTGCTGAACGGCCGGGCCGATGTCGCCCCCGGCACGCGCACACGGGTGGAGGAGCTGTTGCAGCTGCACGGCTACCGGCGCCGGCGCGGGGCCTCCCAGCAGTCCCAGCTGATCGACCTCGTGTTCCACGAGCTGGACAGCGCCTGGGCGATGGAAGTCGTCCGCGGCGTCGAGAACGTCGCACGGGAGGAGGGGCTGAGCCTGGTCCTCTCGGAGAGCGCGGGCCGGCTCACCCCGGGCCAGACGTGGGTGGACGGCGTCCTGGCGCGCCGCCCGGCCGGGGTCATCCTGGTGCTCTCGGATCTCGACGCGGCGCAGCGCGCCCAACTGACCAGCCGCTCCATCCCGTTCGTCGTGGTCGATCCGGCCGGCGACCCCGGGGACGACATCCCGTCGGTCGGGGCGGCCAACTGGCAGGGCGGCATCGCCGCCACCCGCCATCTGACGGGCCTGGGCCACCGGCGGATCGGTGTCATCGGCGGGCCGGCCCGCATGATGTGCAGCCGGGCGCGGCTGGACGGCTACCGCGCCGCCCTGGAGACGTCCGGCCTGGTGATGGACCCCGAGCTCGTCCGGGAGGGCGAGTTCAACCACGAGGACGGGTACACGGCGGCGCTGGACCTCCTGCGCCTCCCCGAACCTCCCACCGCCGTCTTCGCGGGGAACGATCTGCAGGCCCTCGGCGTGTACGAGGCCGCACGCGAGCTGGGGCTGCGCATCCCGGAGGACCTCAGCGTCGTGGGCTTCGACGATCTGCCGCTCACCCGCTGGATCGGGCCGCCCCTCACCACGGTGCGGCAGCCGCTCATAGAGATGGCCGAGACCGCTGCCCGGCTGGTTCTGGACCTCGGGCGGGGCAGGCAGCCGGCGACCACGCGGGTCGATCTGGCGACGAGCCTGGTGGTCCGCAGCAGCACGGCTCCGCCGTCGCGCTGA
- a CDS encoding extracellular solute-binding protein, with amino-acid sequence MAMTGLLAGCGSGAGGSDGGTITAYVYGDDAVKVQQAAVDAFNKTSEVKVKLVSVPGTDYVNKLRSAMGSPGAPDVFFNWGGGSIKPYVDSDKLVDLTSTVKNDAVLKDGFLPSVVAAGSLDGKIYGVPMRGMQPVMLFYNKALFEEHGLQAPRTWEDLQKAVTTFKGAGITPFALGGSDKWPELMWMEYLLDRIGGPEVFRKIQNGDTGGWGDPAVLETARTVVKLIDDGAFGKNFNSVDYGNGGAPTLLNKGKAAMHLMGSWEYSTQLGKAPEFAKKDLGWTAFPTVAGGAGDAANVVGNPTNYWSVNARTKHKETAVAFLRTMASKTYAQALVDNGDVPTTSNAASMLSGSPNPEFAADQYAMVQKAPSFTLSWDQALEARYATPLLTEISKLFAGKSTPEQFVAAMKAAR; translated from the coding sequence ATGGCCATGACAGGGCTGCTGGCGGGCTGCGGCTCCGGTGCCGGCGGGAGTGACGGCGGAACGATCACCGCCTACGTCTACGGCGACGACGCGGTCAAGGTGCAGCAGGCCGCCGTCGACGCCTTCAACAAGACCTCCGAGGTCAAGGTGAAGCTGGTGTCCGTCCCGGGCACCGACTACGTCAACAAGCTGCGCAGTGCCATGGGTTCGCCCGGCGCGCCGGACGTCTTCTTCAACTGGGGCGGCGGGTCCATCAAGCCGTACGTCGACTCCGACAAGCTCGTCGACCTGACCTCCACGGTCAAGAACGACGCCGTGCTCAAGGACGGCTTCCTGCCGTCCGTCGTGGCCGCGGGCAGCCTCGACGGGAAGATCTACGGGGTCCCGATGCGCGGCATGCAGCCCGTGATGCTCTTCTACAACAAGGCCCTGTTCGAGGAGCACGGCCTCCAGGCACCCAGGACCTGGGAGGACCTCCAGAAGGCCGTCACCACCTTCAAGGGCGCCGGCATCACCCCGTTCGCTCTCGGCGGCTCCGACAAGTGGCCCGAGCTGATGTGGATGGAGTACCTGCTGGACCGGATCGGCGGGCCCGAGGTCTTCCGGAAGATCCAGAACGGCGACACCGGCGGCTGGGGCGACCCGGCGGTCCTGGAGACGGCCAGGACCGTCGTGAAGCTGATCGACGACGGTGCCTTCGGCAAGAACTTCAACTCGGTCGACTACGGCAACGGCGGCGCCCCGACCCTGCTCAACAAGGGCAAGGCGGCCATGCACCTCATGGGCTCGTGGGAGTACTCGACCCAGCTGGGCAAGGCCCCCGAGTTCGCGAAGAAGGACCTCGGCTGGACCGCGTTCCCGACCGTCGCCGGGGGAGCGGGCGACGCGGCGAACGTCGTGGGCAACCCCACCAACTACTGGTCGGTCAATGCCCGGACCAAGCACAAGGAAACCGCTGTCGCGTTCCTCAGGACCATGGCCTCCAAGACCTACGCCCAGGCCCTCGTCGACAACGGTGACGTGCCCACCACCTCCAACGCCGCCTCGATGCTCAGCGGTTCGCCCAATCCGGAGTTCGCCGCAGACCAGTACGCCATGGTCCAGAAGGCCCCGAGCTTCACCCTCTCGTGGGACCAGGCGCTCGAAGCCCGGTACGCCACGCCGCTCCTGACGGAGATCAGCAAGCTGTTCGCCGGCAAGAGCACGCCCGAGCAGTTCGTCGCAGCGATGAAGGCCGCCAGGTAG
- a CDS encoding carbohydrate ABC transporter permease yields MSPHTPVAKRRGDRRAAAGNAGRPPVAWAVPGILFFAVFAIVPLAIAVYLSFCRWDGLGSPTPTGLDNWTRLFQDPEFGQAAWLSLLLTTVSWAFQTPVALLLGVWAAGRQRSRAFLSAVFFVPLLLSTTAIAMLFHALLDPNFGVIKSIGPWLGIDSDVMGSSTGALLVVAFVGGWQFMPFHTLIYQGGARQIPEVLHQAAAIDGAGMVRQFFHITLPQLRHTITTSSVLMIVGSLTYFDTVLIMTKGGPGTDTTILPYLMYRTGFQTYDLGYAAAIATALVVVATSISLIMVRFSGFGAMRSTREGM; encoded by the coding sequence ATGTCCCCTCACACCCCGGTCGCGAAGAGGCGCGGCGACAGAAGGGCGGCCGCCGGTAACGCCGGCCGCCCCCCGGTCGCCTGGGCGGTCCCCGGCATCCTCTTCTTCGCCGTCTTCGCGATCGTCCCCCTGGCGATCGCCGTCTACCTCTCCTTCTGCCGGTGGGACGGGCTCGGCTCCCCGACCCCGACGGGCCTGGACAACTGGACCCGGCTGTTCCAGGATCCGGAGTTCGGCCAGGCCGCCTGGCTGAGCCTGCTGCTCACCACGGTCAGCTGGGCCTTCCAGACCCCGGTGGCCCTGCTGTTGGGCGTCTGGGCGGCGGGTCGCCAACGCAGCCGCGCCTTCCTGTCGGCGGTCTTCTTCGTCCCGCTGCTGCTCTCCACCACCGCGATAGCGATGCTCTTCCACGCCCTGCTGGATCCGAACTTCGGCGTGATCAAGTCGATCGGACCCTGGCTGGGCATCGATTCCGACGTCATGGGATCGTCCACCGGAGCCCTGCTCGTGGTGGCGTTCGTCGGCGGATGGCAGTTCATGCCCTTCCACACGCTGATCTACCAGGGCGGCGCCCGGCAGATCCCCGAAGTCCTCCACCAGGCGGCCGCCATCGACGGCGCGGGCATGGTGCGGCAGTTCTTCCACATCACCCTGCCGCAGCTGCGCCACACGATCACGACCTCCTCGGTGCTGATGATCGTCGGATCGCTGACGTACTTCGACACCGTCCTCATCATGACCAAGGGCGGTCCCGGCACGGACACCACGATCCTGCCCTACCTGATGTACCGGACCGGCTTCCAGACGTATGACCTCGGCTACGCCGCCGCCATCGCCACCGCGCTCGTCGTGGTGGCCACCAGCATCTCGCTGATCATGGTCCGATTCAGCGGGTTCGGGGCCATGAGGTCCACCAGGGAAGGTATGTGA
- a CDS encoding carbohydrate ABC transporter permease: protein MSIDTRPATPRHRPVPAAPRGTRTVRRRRSLGNPVAGLGSLIWLVVVLVPLYTLVSASLMRQDQALNGDPLAVPSDPTSENYETVLDSGFAALLGNTAIVAVATVAIVLVLSVPVAYVAVRTRSRLSSLAFRMFLLGVAIPAQAVIVPLYLMIGKLGLYDTLWAIILPTAAFAMPVAVLVLSGTMRDVSEEMYEAMSLDGASPLRMLWQLAVPLSRAGISTVAIFSALQAWNGFLFPLILTQSQENRVLTLGLFTFMTQFGVNIPAVLAAIVLSVVPIFAVYLVARRALIDGLMGVGGK, encoded by the coding sequence ATGTCGATCGACACCCGTCCCGCCACACCCCGGCACCGGCCGGTGCCCGCCGCTCCCCGCGGTACGCGCACGGTCCGGCGCCGAAGGTCCCTCGGTAACCCGGTGGCCGGCCTCGGCTCGCTGATCTGGCTCGTCGTCGTCCTGGTGCCGCTCTACACCCTGGTCTCCGCGTCGCTGATGCGCCAGGACCAGGCGCTGAACGGAGACCCGCTGGCCGTCCCGTCCGACCCGACGTCGGAGAACTACGAAACCGTGCTGGACAGCGGTTTCGCCGCACTGCTCGGCAACACCGCGATCGTCGCCGTCGCCACGGTCGCCATCGTCCTGGTGCTCTCCGTCCCGGTGGCATACGTGGCGGTGCGCACCCGCAGCCGCCTCTCGTCGCTCGCCTTCCGGATGTTCCTGCTGGGCGTCGCGATCCCGGCCCAGGCGGTGATCGTGCCGCTGTACCTGATGATCGGCAAGCTCGGCCTGTACGACACCCTCTGGGCGATCATCCTGCCCACCGCCGCCTTCGCGATGCCGGTCGCGGTCCTGGTCCTCAGCGGCACCATGCGCGACGTCTCCGAGGAGATGTACGAGGCGATGTCCCTCGACGGCGCGTCACCCCTCCGTATGCTCTGGCAGCTCGCGGTCCCGCTGTCCAGGGCCGGGATCAGCACGGTGGCGATCTTCTCCGCCCTGCAGGCGTGGAACGGATTCCTGTTCCCGCTGATCCTGACGCAGTCGCAGGAGAACCGCGTCCTGACGCTCGGGCTGTTCACCTTCATGACCCAGTTCGGAGTGAACATCCCCGCGGTACTGGCAGCGATCGTCCTCTCCGTCGTCCCCATCTTCGCCGTGTACCTCGTGGCCCGGCGGGCGCTCATCGACGGACTGATGGGGGTGGGCGGCAAATAG